In one Bos mutus isolate GX-2022 chromosome 19, NWIPB_WYAK_1.1, whole genome shotgun sequence genomic region, the following are encoded:
- the GIP gene encoding gastric inhibitory polypeptide, protein MLAMKTFSLLVVSLLLAVVLGEKEEDHSKLGFHSKASGSQPRATRYAEGTFISDYSIAMDKIRQQDFVNWLLAQKGKKSDWIHNITQREAGALELAHQSNRKEEAKEEQGSLPKNPSDEDLLKHLLIRELLAWMVDQMELCRLRWEFSSFGHIAYWL, encoded by the exons ATGCTGGCCATGAAGACCTTCTCCCTGCTGGTGGTGTCCCTGCTCCTGGCAGTGGTGCtgggggagaaagaagaggatCACTCCAAGCTGGG aTTCCACTCTAAGGCCAGTGGCTCCCAGCCTCGAGCAACCAGGTATGCTGAGGGCACCTTCATCAGTGACTACAGTATCGCCATGGACAAGATCCGCCAACAAGACTTTGTGAACTGGCTACTGGCGCAGAAGGGGAAGAAGAGCGA CTGGATACACAACATCACCCAGAGGGAGGCTGGGGCCCTAGAGCTGGCCCATCAGTCTAACAGGAAGGAGGAGGCAAAGGAGGAGCAGGG CTCCCTGCCCAAGAACCCCAGTGATGAAGATTTGCTAAAGCATTTACTGATTCGAGAGCTGCTGGCCTGGATGGTGGATCAGATGGAGCTCTGCAGGCTCAGGTGGGAGTTTAGCAGCTTTGGGCATATTGCATATTGGCTGTGA